The DNA region CTAGTGGTTGATCGTATTTAATGATAATGGTTATATAAGTTCGTAGTAAGGACTTTAGTCCTTTATGAGTGCAGCACTCTTTGTGCTTACACAAACTTATCAAAACTTTTGCGACAGACCATTAATGGTTTATGTCATGAATTATGATAAGTTGTAAAAGTTTGTAGTTAGGGCTGGAGCCGCTGAAATTGAGCGATAAATCACTCACTACGAACCCCTCAGAACTAATGACATGGAACCATTAGCGTTTTTGCCCTCGCTCTTCCCAGCGCCATAAAAAAGCCATCAGCCCTACTATTCCAATTTGCAATGCCAAGTTGGGCAAGGCAGTATCAAGATTGCGCCCAGCCAGTGATTGAAAAAAAAAGATAAATGCCCCAATTAAACCAGAAGCACAGCCAGCAATATAAATAAATTTCCGTAAATTCCGATAAGGATTTTTGATTTCCGCCTTGAGACGGGCATATTGTTCTGAGTTAAGTTGGCTTGCTGTACGAT from Chlorogloeopsis sp. ULAP01 includes:
- a CDS encoding DUF3493 domain-containing protein, whose protein sequence is MVQPNPKNRTASQLNSEQYARLKAEIKNPYRNLRKFIYIAGCASGLIGAFIFFFQSLAGRNLDTALPNLALQIGIVGLMAFLWRWEERGQKR